From the genome of Deltaproteobacteria bacterium, one region includes:
- the rsmD gene encoding 16S rRNA (guanine(966)-N(2))-methyltransferase RsmD: MRIIAGTARGRPIQGPKGEGIRPTSDRVRESLFNIIGPWLEGRVLDLYAGTGALGLEALSRGATRAVFADNGREAQGLIEKNLTTLGFAEHTELLKMDAARALDLCERRADAFDFIFADPPYDAQAATWLVERLATSKVLADGGTLIIETDKREPAPNDARLPQVDERKFGDTRIRLYRRPTP, translated from the coding sequence ATGCGCATCATCGCCGGCACCGCGCGCGGACGTCCGATTCAAGGGCCGAAAGGCGAAGGCATCCGTCCGACCTCGGATCGCGTGCGCGAGAGCCTCTTCAACATCATCGGCCCGTGGCTCGAGGGCCGCGTGCTCGACTTGTACGCGGGCACCGGCGCGCTGGGACTCGAAGCGCTCTCGCGGGGAGCCACGCGCGCCGTCTTCGCCGACAACGGCCGCGAGGCGCAGGGGCTCATCGAAAAAAATCTGACCACGCTCGGCTTCGCGGAGCACACCGAGCTGCTCAAGATGGACGCCGCGCGCGCGCTGGACCTCTGCGAGCGCCGCGCCGATGCGTTCGACTTCATCTTCGCGGACCCGCCCTACGACGCGCAGGCGGCAACGTGGCTCGTCGAGCGGCTGGCGACGTCGAAGGTGCTGGCCGACGGCGGCACGCTCATCATCGAGACCGACAAGCGCGAGCCGGCGCCGAACGACGCGCGCCTGCCGCAGGTCGACGAGCGCAAGTTCGGGGACACCCGGATTCGACTCTATCGGCGTCCGACGCCCTGA